In Oncorhynchus gorbuscha isolate QuinsamMale2020 ecotype Even-year linkage group LG02, OgorEven_v1.0, whole genome shotgun sequence, a single genomic region encodes these proteins:
- the agtr2 gene encoding type-2 angiotensin II receptor isoform X2, with translation MASTHSNLSMATNSSADLMINSSSCDSISPSLHQNKLIPTIYSVIFVLGFVGNILVVFVLCQKSNRKTVANTYIVNLALSDLLFLISLPFWAVYYSFDYNWMFGGLMCKLCGCLLSLNVYASIYFITCMSVDRYRAIVYPLQSQCSRNLCRARVVSGVIWTIAGLMTIPTMAFRDTYHLKELGVTACVLIYPPTQPYWFPGLALTKNILAFLVPFTVIASCYCRIGKHLLGGQPSLDKSSSNLDRVMKMVVAVVLAFFVCWFPFHVLTFLDALSTLGVMHSCWVRQAIITLMPFTLCLGFSNSAINPFLYCFVGNHFREQLWRLYEEKAPRLSQKRDSISTRLSSFSRKLSDLKDTGPLETLDQHSRGP, from the coding sequence ATGGCATCGACACACTCTAACCTCTCAATGGCCACCAACTCGTCAGCAGATTTAATGATCAATTCTTCCTCATGTgattccatctccccctctctgcatcaGAACAAGCTGATCCCCACCATCTACAGTGTCATCTTTGTCCTTGGTTTCGTGGGCAATATCTTGGTGGTGTTTGTGTTATGTCAGAAGTCCAACCGTAAAACAGTGGCCAACACTTACATTGTAAACTTGGCCCTCTCAGATCTGTTGTTCCTGATCAGCCTGCCTTTCTGGGCAGTCTACTACTCCTTTGACTACAACTGGATGTTTGGTGGGCTGATGTGTAAGCTATGTGGCTGCCTCCTCTCCCTGAACGTCTACGCCAGCATCTACTTCATCACCTGTATGAGTGTGGACCGATACAGAGCCATTGTCTATCCCCTCCAGTCTCAGTGCAGCAGGAACCTGTGTCGGGCACGAGTGGTCAGCGGTGTGATCTGGACCATCGCCGGCCTCATGACCATCCCCACCATGGCCTTCCGAGACACCTACCACCTGAAGGAGCTGGGGGTCACGGCCTGCGTCCTCATCTACCCACCTACCCAGCCCTACTGGTTCCCAGGCCTGGCCCTGACCAAGAACATCCTGGCCTTCTTGGTGCCCTTCACAGTCATCGCCAGCTGCTACTGCCGCATCGGGAAGCACCTCCTGGGGGGACAGCCCAGCCTGGACAAGAGTTCCAGCAACCTGGACCGCGTAATGAAGATGGTGGTGGCTGTGGTGCTGGCCTTCTTCGTCTGCTGGTTCCCCTTCCACGTGCTGACCTTCCTGGATGCCCTGAGCACCCTGGGGGTGATGCACAGCTGTTGGGTGCGCCAGGCCATCATTACCCTGATGCCCTTCACCCTCTGCCTGGGCTTCTCCAACAGCGCCATCAACCCTTTCCTCTACTGCTTTGTGGGGAACCACTTCCGGGAGCAGCTGTGGCGGCTGTATGAGGAGAAGGCTCCCAGGCTGTCCCAAAAGAGAGACTCCATCAGCACCAGGCTCAGCTCCTTCTCCAGGAAGCTCAGCGACCTCAAGGACACAGGGCCACTGGAGACTCTGGACCAACACAGTAGGGGCCCCTAG
- the agtr2 gene encoding type-2 angiotensin II receptor isoform X1, whose translation MSRRIKTVLRAQALVGVGCKSNHGHRVPMASTHSNLSMATNSSADLMINSSSCDSISPSLHQNKLIPTIYSVIFVLGFVGNILVVFVLCQKSNRKTVANTYIVNLALSDLLFLISLPFWAVYYSFDYNWMFGGLMCKLCGCLLSLNVYASIYFITCMSVDRYRAIVYPLQSQCSRNLCRARVVSGVIWTIAGLMTIPTMAFRDTYHLKELGVTACVLIYPPTQPYWFPGLALTKNILAFLVPFTVIASCYCRIGKHLLGGQPSLDKSSSNLDRVMKMVVAVVLAFFVCWFPFHVLTFLDALSTLGVMHSCWVRQAIITLMPFTLCLGFSNSAINPFLYCFVGNHFREQLWRLYEEKAPRLSQKRDSISTRLSSFSRKLSDLKDTGPLETLDQHSRGP comes from the exons ATGTCCCGACGAATTAAAACTGTTCTGAGGGCACAA GCCTTAGTGGGAGTTGGCTGTAAAAGCAATCACGGACACAGAGTACCCATGGCATCGACACACTCTAACCTCTCAATGGCCACCAACTCGTCAGCAGATTTAATGATCAATTCTTCCTCATGTgattccatctccccctctctgcatcaGAACAAGCTGATCCCCACCATCTACAGTGTCATCTTTGTCCTTGGTTTCGTGGGCAATATCTTGGTGGTGTTTGTGTTATGTCAGAAGTCCAACCGTAAAACAGTGGCCAACACTTACATTGTAAACTTGGCCCTCTCAGATCTGTTGTTCCTGATCAGCCTGCCTTTCTGGGCAGTCTACTACTCCTTTGACTACAACTGGATGTTTGGTGGGCTGATGTGTAAGCTATGTGGCTGCCTCCTCTCCCTGAACGTCTACGCCAGCATCTACTTCATCACCTGTATGAGTGTGGACCGATACAGAGCCATTGTCTATCCCCTCCAGTCTCAGTGCAGCAGGAACCTGTGTCGGGCACGAGTGGTCAGCGGTGTGATCTGGACCATCGCCGGCCTCATGACCATCCCCACCATGGCCTTCCGAGACACCTACCACCTGAAGGAGCTGGGGGTCACGGCCTGCGTCCTCATCTACCCACCTACCCAGCCCTACTGGTTCCCAGGCCTGGCCCTGACCAAGAACATCCTGGCCTTCTTGGTGCCCTTCACAGTCATCGCCAGCTGCTACTGCCGCATCGGGAAGCACCTCCTGGGGGGACAGCCCAGCCTGGACAAGAGTTCCAGCAACCTGGACCGCGTAATGAAGATGGTGGTGGCTGTGGTGCTGGCCTTCTTCGTCTGCTGGTTCCCCTTCCACGTGCTGACCTTCCTGGATGCCCTGAGCACCCTGGGGGTGATGCACAGCTGTTGGGTGCGCCAGGCCATCATTACCCTGATGCCCTTCACCCTCTGCCTGGGCTTCTCCAACAGCGCCATCAACCCTTTCCTCTACTGCTTTGTGGGGAACCACTTCCGGGAGCAGCTGTGGCGGCTGTATGAGGAGAAGGCTCCCAGGCTGTCCCAAAAGAGAGACTCCATCAGCACCAGGCTCAGCTCCTTCTCCAGGAAGCTCAGCGACCTCAAGGACACAGGGCCACTGGAGACTCTGGACCAACACAGTAGGGGCCCCTAG